DNA from Metabacillus flavus:
GACACTATGAAGAGACGGCTCCTCAGATGATCGCGGCAAAACGATTCATTATAGCCAAGGGAGGTATGAGAAAAGCGGGACTTTTTACGAGAATTATGCTTGCCCTCACCTCACAGGAAGAATGGCCGTCTCTTTTGACCATACCGATTGAAGCCATTCTTCTTCCAAAAAATTTCCCGGTGAATATTTATGACCTTTCTGTATATGGACGCGCTAATCTTATTCCTATTCTTACAGCTGCTGCGAATAAATTTAAGATTAAAATAGAGGGATCCCCAGATTTAACTGGTATGCAAGGTAACAGGGAGGAGCCGCTTGAGACCTACCGTTCAAGCGAGTGGAGGGGATTATTCGGTATGATAGGTTCCGGTGTTCAGCTAATGGCGGGCGGACCAGGATCCTTGCGGAAGGATGCTTTAAAAAAAGCGGAAACCTACATGCTTCACAGGCTGGAACAGGATGGAACCCTTTACAGCTATTTCAGCTGCACCTTTTTAATGATATTTGCCCTCATGTCACTCGGATATGATCGTGAGCACCCTGTAATTACGAAGGCAATACAAGGTTTGATTAATATGGCGGCCGTCACTCCAGAAGGGCTGCATATGCAATATACGACAGCCCACGTATGGAATACATCCCTTCTTTCCTATGCCCTTCAGGAAGCGGAAGTAAGGAGCCCCATGATTCATAAGGCAAACCGGTATTTGCTATCAAAACAGAACTTTCAGTATGGCGATTGGGTCATCCACAACCCGGATGCAGCACCAGGGGGATGGGGCTTTTCGGATATTAATACCATGAACCCTGATATTGATGATACGGCAGCTGCCTTGAGGGCAATCAAATCAGAGGCAGCGGAAAATTCGCAATGCCGGGAAGCATGGCATAAGGGATTGCAATGGCTGCTTTCCATGCAGAATGGAGATGGGGGATGGGCTTCTTTTGAACGAAATGCAGCCCCTCCTTACGTCCATTTTGTCCCCATTGAAAAAGCGGAATTCATCATTTCAGATGCTTCGTCAGCGGATTTAACAGGCCGGACCATTGAATTCCTTTGCAGGTACGCAAACCTCAATCCTGAAAATACGGCCGTAAAAAAAGGGATAAGATGGATTCTGGATCATCAGGAAACGGACGGATCCTGGAATTCAAGATGGGGAATCTGCTATATATATGGAACATGGGCTGCAGTGACAGGTCTTGCGGCAGCCGGGTATTCAGAGAATGATGCATCCATCCTGCGTGCGAAAAAATGGCTTCAGCAGCATCAGAATTCTGATGGCGGGTGGGGAGAATCCTGCAAAAGCGACATCATGAATCATTACGTGCCGCTTGGCACAAGCACCCTTACCCATACTGCCTGGGCAATCGATGCTCTCCTTAGCTGCAGCAAGGAGATAACGCCGTCTGTTGAAAGAGGGATTCGCTGCCTTATCAGCCATATGAGGAAAAAGGATTGGACATCTCAATATCCTAAAGGCCAGGGCTTTGCCGGGCAGTTTTATATTCACTATGAAAGCTATGATTTTGTATATCCGATTTTGGCACTCTCACGGTATATAAAAAGGGCAAATGAAGAGGAGAATGCATAGGCTATAGCAGAATCCAATCGGATAGGAGGTGCTAAAGTCATGCCGGAAGGAAAAAACAGACCGAATTTAGGACCTATGAGGATGATCAATGACTTCTTCGAAAACCGCCCATCAAAATCATTGCTTGATACAATCGATGACATCTTTACACGGAATCCCAACAAAATGTACTTTGGAGTGGACATGAGAGAAACGATGACCCACTATATAATTAAAGCGGAAATTCCCGGTGTATCAAAAGAGGAAATTGATTTGGAACTGGAGAATCAGCATCTGAACATACGGCTGTTCCCTGAACCCAAAAATAAAGACGGGGCCAAATGGGCAGGAGCAAGCCGGACCATTGAGCTTCCCGGCAACGCGATTTTGCAGGACATGAAAGCTCAATACAGAAGCGGAATTCTCAGCGTTCGCTTTCCTAAAAAACAAGGAAAAAAAATTACCGTCGAATAAAAATCGGGCTTAACCTCATATGGTTAAGCCCGATTTTTGTACTAAATAAGGAAAAACAACACAATGCCTATCAACGCAAACATAATCATAAACAATAGCCAAAAAAGCTGTTTATTACGAGGAGTAAACCATCTGAGAACAGAACCTGCAGCCGCGATAATCAAAAACGCACCTGCCCATTCAGAAAGCACCGTAAACGGCTTTACAGTAAACCTTCCAATCTGCATGATGGATAAAATCACAGTAAATAAATCACTACATTTTAAAAAAACAGGAAAATCATTCTTTTCATAATATATCCTCAACTTTCAATCCATTTATATATGTTAGCCAATTTGCATAATATATTTCAAATTTCGATAAAAATTGAGGATAATGGCCTGCGTTTATTTAGTGTTTTATAGGAAGGTGCAGTTGAAATGTGAAATGCACGGGTAATAGTGCTAAGAAGGGAGAATACCTGGCAATGGGGTGCAGAGGGGAGAATGCGCGGCAAGAATGCCTGGCAATGGGGTGCAGAGGGGAGAATGCGTGGCAAGAATGCCTGGCAATGGGGTGCAGAGGGGAGAATGCGTGGCAAGAATGCCTGGCAATGGGGCGCAGAGGGGAGAATGCGCGGCAAGAATGCCTGGCAATGGGGTGCAGAGGGGAGAATGCGTGGCAAGAATGCCTGGCAATGGGGTGCAGAGGGGAGAATGCGTGGCAAGAATGCCTGGCAATGGGGTGCAGAGAGGAGAATGCGTGGCAAGAATGCCTGGCAATGGGGTGCAGAGGGGAGAATGCGTGGCAAGAATGCCTGGCAATGGGGTGCAGAGGGGAGAATGCGCGGCAAGAATGCCTGGCAATGGGGTGCAGAGGGGAGAATGCGTGGCAAGAATGCCTGGCAATGGGATGAAGATGGGAAAATGCCTGGCATTGGGGTGCAGAGGGCGGAATGCCTGGCATTGCGGTGCCATATCGCTGAATATCTGCAACGATAAGAGGGGCTGGCCCTATAAGATCCAGTTCAATATAGCTTTGTTAAAAATAATGGAAATTGGTTATTTGACGAAGCTTCATAATGCTGAATAATACGTCAATTCGTATGATTTGCTTTTAGAGTGATATAATAAAATTTAGGTAAATTTTTTAAAAAAAGGGGAATGAACGATGAATACTCCAACTAAAACCTGCAAAGAATCCTTTGTTGTTAAAACATCCATGGTGCTGCCTCCGGATACAAATAATCATGGTACTCTTTTTGGAGGAAGGCTGATGGCCTATATCGATGATGTGGCTGCAATCGCTGCGACCAGGCATTCAAGAACGCTCGTGGTGACGGCCTCCACGGATTCTGTTGATTTTCTGCACCCTATAATGGTTGGACATTCCGTTTGTCTGGAAGCATTTGTAACCTATACTGGAAGAACGTCCATGGAGATCTTTGTGAAAGTGGTTGCCGAGGATATGCTCTCAGGTGACCGCAATGTCTGTGCGTTAAGCTTCCTGACTTTCGTAGCTGTCGATGCAAATAATAAACCAACGCCAGTACCGCAGGTTATACCTCAAACGGAGATGGAAAAACAGCTGAATGAAACTGCGAAAGCACGGGCCCAGGCTAGAAGAAACAGAAAACAGGAATTTGAAAAAATGGCGGAAATGTTCGGTACGGATATGCCTTGGTAAGGAGAACCATAATTTATTCCATAAACTGGACCGGTTTTTTCGTCAGTCTGACTTCTTTTTAGTCCTTAATTGTGATTTAATGAGGGTATAAAAGCATTATGGTTCGGGGAGGATCCGTTATGAAAATTAACTTTACGAAACAGCAGTATCATACTCTTTTGAAAATGCTTTACCTCTCAACTTGGGTAGGGGCAAGGGAAGAGCACGAGGAGCAGGCGGATGAATTTTTTGATTTGGAAAATTATGTCCTGTCCTTTGCCAAATCATACGGGGTGGAGCATTTAGTAGATTATGATTCTCTGGAGGATGAATACTATGCTTCCCGCCAGCTGGATGAGGAGCTGGAAGACATTATTGCCGATTATGAGGAAGAGGTCTTCTGGGATAAGCTTTGCGCATTGCTTGCCCGCCGTGATTTAATGAAAGAAGAAACGGTTATGAATACATACAGCCCTGAACAGCGTTTTGAACGGCTCATGGAAATAGAAGACAAGTATCATCAATATTTTGAAGAATTCGGTCTTGAAAAGGTTAAAATAGATTAGATTCGCTTTCTGGTTCCCTGATGGGGACCAGTTTTTATATAGGGGACCAAAAAAATTAATTAATAGGCTAAAAAAACGGATCGGTCTTGTGAGAGCGGTCCGTTTCTGTATGGAATGTTTTTCTATTAAAATACCATTTAAGCAATGTAGGCACAGCAAGTACAATAACAAAAAACGAATAAACTGCAATGAGCTCACGATTGCTGCATCTCCGCCGATGCTTTCCGCTGGTCAGCACCATTTCAACAAGGCCCGAGACAAAGCAGACCAGTTTCGAGGGACAAACTGGTTATTATTGAGAATGGGATTCCAAGTCCCAGCGAAAGCACGATAAGTAAGACGGTGTAGATGAAAAAAGGTAAGCCTGCTCGGCCGGCTTTTTTTAAATCCTGAACGGACATTTTTGAACCGATGCTTGTTCCAATCATAAGCTGTGAAGCCGTTACAAGCCAATGGGGCAAGTGAGGGATGGGAAAGCCAATAATATTCATATGGGCTGCATTTATCATTGAACCGACAACATAGAAGGCAGGAAGGATTTTTCTTAAGAAAAATCCGGTTAGGACATGAATAGCAAATAATAAAAACGCAGCTGGATGTACTTCATGAAATGAACGTCCGGCGGCAGCAGCTTGAAGCCCGGTATCACCTTGCCCTAAAACAAAGGTTACAACGAAGGGGATTAGGAATACGACAGAAAGGATCCGGATGGTTTGCAATACGGATACAATCCCCACATTGCCCTTTAATGAATCGCTTGCAGCCACCATTTCCGACAAGCCCCCTGGAATGGATGCAAATACACTTGTAATCGATCAAGTCCTTTCTTTTTGGCAAGAAAAAATCCAGCACGGATACTAAATGATAATAAAATAATGGTTAAAAGGGTATAAGGGAGAAAGAACGGCCCTGCTTGTGCGAATGTTTCTCTGGTAAAAGACGTTCCGAAGTAAATTCCCGTAATCGTAAATGCGGTATTTTTAAGGAGAAAGGGAGTATGAAATGCTCCCTGCCGCAATGATTTAAACAGCAGAAGAGAAGTCAATGGGCCTAGAATCCAGGGAAGCGGCAGATGAAGATAAAAATAGATCAATCCGCCAGCGATTGAGATGGCGAATGTTTTTATTACTATGAAAGCTGGCTTCATGCTCAGACACTCCAATCGTCTATCCATATTTTATCAAGAGGGGGATGCTCATACATGTTTATCTTCACAAAAGAGGATATACGTCACATAGACCGGCAGGCAGAAGAAAGAGGATTAAGTGAATTTACATTGATGGAAAACGCGGGTGCAGGGCTTTATAGAGAAATTTCCTCCCTGATTACCAAGCAGCAGAGGATTTGCATTGCAGCAGGAAAAGGGAATAATGGCGGTGACGGTATCGTTCTTGCCAGGTACCTGCTTCTAAATGGCTATCAGGCAAACCTGTTCTTTCCGTTTGGTCCCCCTGAAGAAGATGGGACAGCAGGCCGGCATTTCCGCTATTTGAAAGCCTGCGGTTTTTCCCCGGTTACGGATGACCTTAAGGGTGATGTGATTGTTGATGCACTGTTTGGTATTGGCTTTCAGCTGCCCTTAAGAGAAGAGGCAAAAGTATGGATAAGACAATTGAACGGGGAGCCGGCGCTTAAAATTTCTATAGACATTCCTTCAGGAGTGGAAGCTGACCATGGTTCTGTCAGTGAAGCGTTCCGGGCGGACTATACATTTTGTCTGCATGGATATAAGCCTTCAGCGTTTTTGGTTCCATCCGGAACATATTACGGCAAAACCGCAGCGGTACCTATCGGACTTCCTCAGGAAGGAAAGATAAGGGTCTGGACAGAGGAGGATGCAATTAACGCGTGGCCATCCTTCGCCGCTTCAGCACATAAAGGAATCTTTGGCACCGGGTATATCATTGCCGGAAGCGACCATATGCCGGGCAGTGCCCTGCTTGCAGCGAAAGGGGCGCTAAGAAGCGGTATTGGAAAGCTGATTATTGGGACAAGTCAATTTGCTTCAGCAATCCTGGCAGGTGAAGTCCCTGAAACCACATACGAATTTGACGGACTTGAAAAAACGGCAAACGGGTCCATACCTAAAAAACTGAAAGCAGCCGCAATTGGACCTGGTTTAGAGAATGAGGATTTAATTGAACAAGCTGTACAAACCTTGCTGGAAGGAGATTTCCCCGTCGTTTTGGACGCAGGTGCCCTTCAAAAACGGCGTTATATGAAAAGAGAGATCCCCCCAATTCTTACGCCCCATCCAGGTGAGTTCAGCAGAATGACAGGATTGACGGTAAAGGACATTCAGAGCAGCCGGATCCAGACTGCTCTTCAATATGCGGCAGAAAACGAAGTTATCCTTATTTTAAAAGGAGAACAAACGGTCATCGCCTTTCCGGATGGTGATGCCATTATTAACCTGACAGGTAATTCTGCGCTCGCAAAAGGGGGAAGCGGGGATACCCTTACCGGAATTCTTACAGCTTGTTTGTGTACCCATCGGACCATTAAAGAGGCAGCTGCAAATGCGGTTCTTATTCATGGAATGACAGCAGATTTGTGGGTAAGCAAATATGGAGTTAGAACCATGACAGCCAGTGATATTTCGGATATGATTCCTGAAGTAATGAAGAATCTAGAGAACAAAAAGGGGATCTGAGATGAATGAAGAGATTATGTATTATCCCATGCGGGAAACGGAAAATATGGGATAAACAGCCCGGTCTTGGACCAGTTCCGGCTCAGTCCGCTTACACTGGCATTTTTCACAAGCTCTGTCAAACATATGCCCGTACCTTTTTTACTTCCTGGGTTATCCTCTCAGCCAAGCATGGATTTTTAAAACCAGAGGAGCTGGTTCCTGGAAATTACGATCTTGCATTTCAAATGAAACATCCCGATATGATTAGCATTCGAGAACTGCAGAAACAGCTGGATGAAAAGGAATTGAATGATGCCGATCAGATTGTCATGCTGGGCGGAAAAAAATTTGATCAGATTCTATGCAAAGTTTTTGGGAGATCGGCGATATTTCCTTTGAAGGGTTCAAAGGGAATTGGTGATATGCAGAGAAAACTTAAAGTAGCGGTGGAAAATAAAACTGAAATCATTTGACGCCGATTCTATTGCAGAACCAATCACATTAATAATAGTATGGTATGAAAAGAACGCTTCAGGATGGCGTGTGCTTTCGGGGCAAAGATTTAACCAGCTAGGTTTGCCAGCGGATTTTGTGCGATAATGACGGTGAATAGGAAACAATATTAAAAAGCAGCTTTCCGCTTGTCAGCAGCGACCGATAAATGGGTTGGAATTTATCTGTTTTGAATGATAAACTTTTTTTACAAAGCCTACATGAGAAGGGGATTATACATATGAAAAAAGAATTTGCAGTAATCGGGCTTGGACGGTTTGGCGGCAGCATCTGCAGGGCATTAAGTGAAGAAGGCATGGAAGTGATGGCGATTGATAATGATGAGGACCGCGTTAATGAGTTCGCGAATATCGCGTCTCATGCGGTTGTCGGAGACACGACCGATGAAGCGGTTCTTAAAAGCCTGGGAATCCGTAATTTTGATCACGTGATTGTTGCGATAGGCGAAAATATTCAAGCAAGCATTCTTACTACATTAATTTTAAAAGACTTAGGTGTGAAAAATATTACGGTAAAAGCCCAAAACGATTACCACGAAAAAGTGCTGGCTAAAATCGGAGCAGACAAAATTGTTCATCCTGAGCGTGATATGGGAAGAAGGATTGCCCATAATATTATTTCAAACAACGTGCTGGACTATCTTGAGCTGTCTGATGAACATAGCATTGTGGAAATTGCTGCAGACAAGAAGCTTGCCGGCAATACCCTGATTAATCTTGATATTCGTGCTAACTATGGTATTAATATAGTGGCCATAAAAAGGAACAAAGATATTATTGTTTCACCTCAAGCAGAGGAAGCTATTGAGCTTAATGATATTCTGATTGTCATTGGGGCGGATTCCGATATCGACCGTTTTGAAAGGAAAGTACTGAACGTATAAGGAAATTAACAAACGCTCTCATTGTAAGGGCGTTTTTTAATGCAAAAATGATTGACTGATGTATGTGAATCCATTAACATATAACAAAATAATATTGATGATATGTATACTCGTATAATCTTGGAGATAAGGTCCATAAGTTTCTACCAAACTGCCGTAAAGAGTTTGACTACGAGAAGAATAGAGAAAATATTCTGCTCTTCTCCCGGTCACTTCATCTGTGAGAGGAGTTTTATTATGTCGATTAATAAAATGAAAGAAAGAAACGATGCTGCATCGGGCAAAGAAATGGCGGACCTGCTTATAACAAATGTGATTGTGGCAGATGTTTTCAACCACGAACTTGTAAAGATGGATATCGCGATTAAAAATGGAGAGTTTATCAGCTGCGGACGCAGGGCCGCTAAAAAAGTAATTGATGGAAAAGGAATGTACATGATTCCTTCGTTTATAGATTCACATGTGCACATTGAGTCTTCAATGGTCACACCCTCTGAATTTGCAAAGGCTGTTCTTCCGCATGGGGTAACGACGGTGATTGCCGACCCTCATGAGATCGCCAATGTTTCGGGAACAGATGGAATTCGATTCATGCTCGAACAATCAGAAAATCTGCCCCTTGACATAAGGATTATGCTGCCGTCTTGTGTTCCTGCAGCAAGCTTTGAAGAGAGCGGAGCCATTCTGAATATGTCCGATTTAGTCCCGTTTGCAAATCACCCTAGGGTACTCGGTCTTGCGGAAGTAATGGATTATCCATCATTAGTAAATGGTGAACAAGATATGCTGGACAAAATTTATATGGCTTCAAGCCGTTCAATGCCGATTGATGGCCATCTTGCCGGTTTGCCTTTAGAATTAATCGACCTTTACAGGACGGCAGGTGTGAAAACCGATCACGAAGTCGGTTCTGCAGAGGAAGCGGTAAACCGGATTCGGAGAGGAATGTATGTTCAAATCAGGCAGGGATCTGTGGCGCAGAATCTTTCTGCTGTCATTCAGGCAGTTACTCCTCTGAATTCAAGAAGGTTTATTTTTTGCACGGATGATAAGCATCTTGATGAGCTAAAAGAAGAAGGAAGCATTGACCATCTTGTAAGACTCTCTATTGAAAAAGGAATCGATCCGCTAACAGCTATTCAAATGGCATCAATCAATGCAGCCGAGTGCTACGGACTTCAGAAAAAAGGAGCGATTGCTCCAGGGTTTGAGGCTGATTTCATTTTAACCGATGACTTAACAAGCCTGACTATAAGAAAAGTATTCAGACTGGGGAAAGAATGGGCTGTAAATGGTAATCTCATCTCCCGAGACTGGCCGGTCTCTGAGCCGGTTCAAGATACGCTGTTAAATACGGTCCATATCGGTCCCTTTAAACAGGAACAACTCGCTTTGCCTATACAAAAAGAACAGGAAGTCCCTATTATTGAAATCCTGGCCAATCAGCTCATCACAAAAAAAAGGATGGAGAAAACATCTGAATCAGAGGGTGTTTTTAATGCAAACGTTGAACTAGATCATTTAAAGCTGGTGTGTGTGGAGCGTCACCGGTCATCAGGAAAAGCCGGAGTAGGCATAGTGAAAGGACTTAAACTGAAAATGGGATCCATCGCAGTGTCCATTTCACATGATTCACATCATATTATGGCGGCAGGAACGAATGATAAAACCCTTTTTGCAGCGATCAGCCGCTTGGAGGAACTTCAAGGCGGGATGGTTGTCGCAGATGAAAAGGGAAGTATTTTAGCCGAATTGTCTCTTCCCATTGGCGGACTGATGTCTGACAGGCCATATGAGGAAGTCATCCAAAGAATGAAAGGCATTCATCATGCCTTGAAAAAGACGGGCTTTAACGAACCATTTAACCCATTCGTTATGCTTTCCTTCCTTGCATTGCCGGTCATTCCAGAGATTAAACTGACAGTAAACGGATTGTTTGATGTGACTAAATTCGAACATATCCATCTATAATGACAAAAAACGAACTGACCAGTCAGTTCGTTTTTTTGTATAACCTGTACCATTTATCCAGTTCATTTTTAAATGATAGATAGGCTTTGTTTTCCGTCTGGTGGATGTACATACAAAGACTTTCAACAATGATTTCATTTATCGGGCTTTTATTTAATTCATCTTTTAAGGAGATAAGAGCAGACTTAAGCTTTTCCTCACCTTCCTTAATCTCATCAATCCATAACGAGAGCAAGTGGCCGATGCGCTGTTTTGGCTTGTTTTCCGCAATTTTGAGCTCTGACAAGATGATTTTTGCTTCTTCCTCCTGTATAAGCGGATGATCCCCAGTTTCCATAAAGCTCTTAATTAAGTAATCCATTCTTTTCATAAGATAGGGCCCCATCTCTGGAA
Protein-coding regions in this window:
- a CDS encoding DUF6884 domain-containing protein, which produces MKRLCIIPCGKRKIWDKQPGLGPVPAQSAYTGIFHKLCQTYARTFFTSWVILSAKHGFLKPEELVPGNYDLAFQMKHPDMISIRELQKQLDEKELNDADQIVMLGGKKFDQILCKVFGRSAIFPLKGSKGIGDMQRKLKVAVENKTEII
- a CDS encoding AbrB family transcriptional regulator codes for the protein MVAASDSLKGNVGIVSVLQTIRILSVVFLIPFVVTFVLGQGDTGLQAAAAGRSFHEVHPAAFLLFAIHVLTGFFLRKILPAFYVVGSMINAAHMNIIGFPIPHLPHWLVTASQLMIGTSIGSKMSVQDLKKAGRAGLPFFIYTVLLIVLSLGLGIPFSIITSLSLETGLLCLGPC
- a CDS encoding Hsp20/alpha crystallin family protein; translated protein: MPEGKNRPNLGPMRMINDFFENRPSKSLLDTIDDIFTRNPNKMYFGVDMRETMTHYIIKAEIPGVSKEEIDLELENQHLNIRLFPEPKNKDGAKWAGASRTIELPGNAILQDMKAQYRSGILSVRFPKKQGKKITVE
- the ade gene encoding adenine deaminase: MSINKMKERNDAASGKEMADLLITNVIVADVFNHELVKMDIAIKNGEFISCGRRAAKKVIDGKGMYMIPSFIDSHVHIESSMVTPSEFAKAVLPHGVTTVIADPHEIANVSGTDGIRFMLEQSENLPLDIRIMLPSCVPAASFEESGAILNMSDLVPFANHPRVLGLAEVMDYPSLVNGEQDMLDKIYMASSRSMPIDGHLAGLPLELIDLYRTAGVKTDHEVGSAEEAVNRIRRGMYVQIRQGSVAQNLSAVIQAVTPLNSRRFIFCTDDKHLDELKEEGSIDHLVRLSIEKGIDPLTAIQMASINAAECYGLQKKGAIAPGFEADFILTDDLTSLTIRKVFRLGKEWAVNGNLISRDWPVSEPVQDTLLNTVHIGPFKQEQLALPIQKEQEVPIIEILANQLITKKRMEKTSESEGVFNANVELDHLKLVCVERHRSSGKAGVGIVKGLKLKMGSIAVSISHDSHHIMAAGTNDKTLFAAISRLEELQGGMVVADEKGSILAELSLPIGGLMSDRPYEEVIQRMKGIHHALKKTGFNEPFNPFVMLSFLALPVIPEIKLTVNGLFDVTKFEHIHL
- a CDS encoding terpene cyclase/mutase family protein → MKREAETELLYLTEKLKKEQLPNGSWSYLFETGIKTDCFMIVLIKALRLNKPDLLNSLSERIARKQERDGSWRLFHDQEEGDLSTALEAYYALLLSGHYEETAPQMIAAKRFIIAKGGMRKAGLFTRIMLALTSQEEWPSLLTIPIEAILLPKNFPVNIYDLSVYGRANLIPILTAAANKFKIKIEGSPDLTGMQGNREEPLETYRSSEWRGLFGMIGSGVQLMAGGPGSLRKDALKKAETYMLHRLEQDGTLYSYFSCTFLMIFALMSLGYDREHPVITKAIQGLINMAAVTPEGLHMQYTTAHVWNTSLLSYALQEAEVRSPMIHKANRYLLSKQNFQYGDWVIHNPDAAPGGWGFSDINTMNPDIDDTAAALRAIKSEAAENSQCREAWHKGLQWLLSMQNGDGGWASFERNAAPPYVHFVPIEKAEFIISDASSADLTGRTIEFLCRYANLNPENTAVKKGIRWILDHQETDGSWNSRWGICYIYGTWAAVTGLAAAGYSENDASILRAKKWLQQHQNSDGGWGESCKSDIMNHYVPLGTSTLTHTAWAIDALLSCSKEITPSVERGIRCLISHMRKKDWTSQYPKGQGFAGQFYIHYESYDFVYPILALSRYIKRANEEENA
- a CDS encoding acyl-CoA thioesterase, coding for MNTPTKTCKESFVVKTSMVLPPDTNNHGTLFGGRLMAYIDDVAAIAATRHSRTLVVTASTDSVDFLHPIMVGHSVCLEAFVTYTGRTSMEIFVKVVAEDMLSGDRNVCALSFLTFVAVDANNKPTPVPQVIPQTEMEKQLNETAKARAQARRNRKQEFEKMAEMFGTDMPW
- a CDS encoding AbrB family transcriptional regulator, producing the protein MKPAFIVIKTFAISIAGGLIYFYLHLPLPWILGPLTSLLLFKSLRQGAFHTPFLLKNTAFTITGIYFGTSFTRETFAQAGPFFLPYTLLTIILLSFSIRAGFFLAKKKGLDRLQVYLHPFQGACRKWWLQAIH
- a CDS encoding NAD(P)H-hydrate dehydratase, which produces MFIFTKEDIRHIDRQAEERGLSEFTLMENAGAGLYREISSLITKQQRICIAAGKGNNGGDGIVLARYLLLNGYQANLFFPFGPPEEDGTAGRHFRYLKACGFSPVTDDLKGDVIVDALFGIGFQLPLREEAKVWIRQLNGEPALKISIDIPSGVEADHGSVSEAFRADYTFCLHGYKPSAFLVPSGTYYGKTAAVPIGLPQEGKIRVWTEEDAINAWPSFAASAHKGIFGTGYIIAGSDHMPGSALLAAKGALRSGIGKLIIGTSQFASAILAGEVPETTYEFDGLEKTANGSIPKKLKAAAIGPGLENEDLIEQAVQTLLEGDFPVVLDAGALQKRRYMKREIPPILTPHPGEFSRMTGLTVKDIQSSRIQTALQYAAENEVILILKGEQTVIAFPDGDAIINLTGNSALAKGGSGDTLTGILTACLCTHRTIKEAAANAVLIHGMTADLWVSKYGVRTMTASDISDMIPEVMKNLENKKGI
- a CDS encoding potassium channel family protein, coding for MKKEFAVIGLGRFGGSICRALSEEGMEVMAIDNDEDRVNEFANIASHAVVGDTTDEAVLKSLGIRNFDHVIVAIGENIQASILTTLILKDLGVKNITVKAQNDYHEKVLAKIGADKIVHPERDMGRRIAHNIISNNVLDYLELSDEHSIVEIAADKKLAGNTLINLDIRANYGINIVAIKRNKDIIVSPQAEEAIELNDILIVIGADSDIDRFERKVLNV